Proteins encoded together in one Heliangelus exortis chromosome 13, bHelExo1.hap1, whole genome shotgun sequence window:
- the LOC139802219 gene encoding ankyrin repeat domain-containing protein 26-like codes for MGADVHARDQQQRTPLMMAASVGKMKLIQVLLHYGADISHKDADGRTADDYACIYGYPSLSEQLSESAAPKKAEAARAGEHSGSTSHVSSPAKKRSLKEATDNSGVQAALAQLQRERHLFHQLLENLQEQQLIQGRAVTVAQEWFNEVFQQVSAAAEKQVYMLEKRNKALKADCTDLREQISKYEADKVKREGNVRKLQQELGEALKKLSVAEASLEVATKRCRNLEEASLGLEKELGEAKSKCRELEEQQLQYEHQIHHYKDRKRKLREKSQKLKDLLSSSSETRARVKELEERVQCLSMENARLEGRVQQQRRMIEALEGTLQASASIHDHLEDLMTSLGASRAAAEEQHQQQVHERLVCFLLFFFLQSAAKASTAKAGCAISAIKGLTQREEKEAEAKIAAWRPWFSTWKGERKNEFLKQAQTLL; via the exons AtgggagctgatgtgcatgctcgAGACCAGCAACAAAG aaccccactcatgatgGCTGCTTCTGTCGGGAAGATGAAATTGATCCAAGTTCTCCTGCATTACGGTGCTGACATTTCCCATAAAGATGCTGATGGGCGGACAGCTGATGATTATGCTTGTATTTATGGGTATCCCAG tCTTAGtgagcagctgtcagaaagtgcagctccaaagaaggcagaagcagctcgTGCAG GTGAGCACTCAGGATCTACTTCCCatgtgtcatcaccagcaaaaaaaagaagcctaaaggaagccactgacaactctggggtgcag GCGgcattggcccagctccagagggaaaggcatttattccatcagctgctggaaaacctgcaggagcagcagctcatccaaggAAGGGCAGTGACTGTTGCCCAGGAATGGTTTAATGAAGTTTTCCAacaagtcagtgctgctgctgagaaacaagtgtacatgctggaaaagaggaacaagGCATTAAAGGCCGATTGCACTGATTTAAGAGAACAAATCTCTAAATATGAGGCtgacaaagtaaaaagagag ggcaatgtcagaaagctgcagcaggagcttggtgaagctcttaaaaagctgtctgtggcagaagcttcgctggaagttgctacgaagcgctgcaggaacctggaggaagccagcctgggcttggaaaaggaactgggagaggctaaatccaag tgtcgggaactggaagagcagcagcttcaataTGAGCATCAGATTCATCACTACAaggataggaaaagaaaactaagagagAAGTCCCAAAAACTTAAAGACCTCCTGTCATCATCTTCTGAGACCAGGGCTAGAgtaaaagagctggaagagcgTGTGCAGTG cctttcCATGGAAAACGCCAGACTGGAAGGCAGAGTCCAGCAGCAAAGACGTATGATTGAAGCCCTTGAGGGAACCCTGCAAGCCTCTGCCTCA aTTCATGACCACCTGGAAGACTTGATGACCAGCTTAGGAGCATCacgggcagctgcagaggagcagcaccagcagcaggtacATGAGAGGCTcgtgtgttttctgcttttctttttcttacagagtgCTGCTAAAGCATCCA ctgcaaaagcaggttGTGCCATCTCTGCCATCAAAGGACTTACACAGCGtgaggaaaaagaggctgaagccAAGATTGCAGCCTGGAGACCATGGTTCTCCActtggaagggagaaagaaagaatgaattctTGAAACAG gctcAGACTCTCTTGTGA